One genomic region from Thermoleptolyngbya sichuanensis A183 encodes:
- the pyrE gene encoding orotate phosphoribosyltransferase: MTLQSSSPHSPVAVATCDLPTLRQSVLDLFCEAAYKEGEFTLSSGQTSRYYINGKLVTLHPWGGLACGRLLLAQVPAEAVAVAGLTLGADPLVTATSVVGTYEGRSLAALIVRKEAKGHGTQAYIEGPVLPSGSPVVVLEDVVTTGQSALKAVDRLRDAGYAVNHIISLVDRHQGAADLYYQEGLGFQAIFSITEIQSRWAALQRAGEG, translated from the coding sequence ATGACCCTCCAAAGTTCTAGTCCACACTCTCCCGTTGCTGTGGCCACCTGCGACCTGCCTACGCTGCGCCAGTCGGTGCTGGATTTATTTTGCGAGGCGGCGTATAAGGAAGGCGAGTTTACCTTGTCTTCTGGGCAGACGAGCCGCTACTACATCAATGGCAAGCTGGTGACGCTGCATCCGTGGGGTGGGCTGGCCTGTGGACGGCTGCTGCTGGCCCAGGTTCCGGCGGAGGCAGTGGCGGTGGCGGGGCTGACGCTGGGGGCCGATCCGCTGGTAACGGCGACGAGCGTGGTGGGGACCTATGAGGGGCGATCGCTCGCCGCGCTGATCGTCCGTAAAGAGGCGAAGGGCCACGGCACCCAGGCTTATATTGAAGGGCCGGTTTTGCCGTCGGGTAGCCCGGTGGTGGTGCTAGAAGACGTGGTGACCACAGGACAATCGGCGCTCAAAGCGGTCGATCGTCTGCGCGATGCCGGGTATGCGGTGAACCATATTATTTCCTTGGTCGATCGCCATCAAGGCGCAGCAGACTTGTATTACCAAGAAGGGCTGGGCTTTCAGGCGATTTTTTCGATTACTGAGATCCAGTCTCGCTGGGCAGCGCTGCAACGAGCGGGTGAGGGATAA
- a CDS encoding peptidylprolyl isomerase, whose protein sequence is MTRAIMETEKGTITLELFDQDAPNTVKNFVDLSNKGFYDGLNFHRVIPDFVIQGGCPNGDGRGGPGYTIKCETAGNPHKHQAGSLSMAHAGKDTGGSQFFICHSPQPHLDGKHTVFGKTEDMDVVNAIRPGDKILSVKIEP, encoded by the coding sequence ATGACCCGCGCCATTATGGAAACCGAGAAGGGCACGATTACCCTGGAACTGTTTGACCAGGACGCGCCCAACACCGTGAAAAACTTTGTGGATTTGTCTAACAAAGGCTTTTATGACGGGCTGAACTTTCACCGCGTCATTCCCGACTTTGTGATTCAGGGCGGCTGCCCCAACGGCGACGGCCGCGGCGGCCCCGGCTACACCATCAAGTGCGAAACCGCAGGCAACCCCCACAAGCACCAGGCCGGCTCCCTGTCGATGGCCCACGCTGGAAAAGACACAGGCGGCAGCCAGTTCTTTATCTGCCATTCGCCCCAGCCCCACTTGGACGGCAAGCATACGGTGTTTGGCAAGACGGAAGATATGGACGTAGTGAACGCAATTCGCCCCGGTGACAAGATTTTGTCGGTCAAGATCGAGCCGTAG
- a CDS encoding HAD-IC family P-type ATPase: MSEAGVPQAFTLHGLTEDEAIARRAAGQGNNVTLQSTRSYGQILRENLFTFINSVFFLLSLVMFLLRRPGDGFLVVVVIFGGVLINIYQEIWAKRKLDQIALLSRPKATVIRAGQEREIDPSEIVLGDVLLLRPGDQVVVDGAILGDGHAELDESLLTGESELVPKTAGERVYSGSFCVSGTACYEAQKVGKDTFAYQLMAGARAFRNILTPLQREINVVIRVFVLIACFLWILISISFLSQSYSLNDVAQRAAVVAGLVPAGLLLAITLAYGLGAVRMLGQQVLIQQANAVESLSHVEVLCLDKTGTLTTNHLTLEAVYPIGIPEEELRSHLGDFAASLSTTNRTSEAIAAVCPGSVRSPIAEVPFSSARKWSAIAFDSGPRPGTYVLGAPEILLKAAPLPANWVSRMQRMTGEGLRVVLLAWSADWAALKETVAMPQMPPDLAPLGLLCFSDQLRPEAYETLQGFRQAGIDVKIISGDNPQTVAALAKQAGLSDQISLISGTELADLDAAQFAQAAQAHTIFGRITPDQKADLVRALRKSGRYVAMIGDGVNDVLALKQAHLAIAMESGSKATRGVADIVLLRDSFAALPHAFLEGQRIRSGIQDVMKLFLVRVFCVTLLIFATAIVTDSFPLENKQSAVVTLIGVGLPTIFIPVWAKPAPTPRGGLVRSMLHFVVPATLSLTLVSLLVYLFFLVSAVLDLPPFQELRQVDYSLPRSALVTILVLGQLCLLPFLKPPTRAWAGGEPYSGDWRYTLMAIALLGIYLLIVALPPLREFFELSPLSIPGYLYIGLVAVEWCLLLRFIWRSRFFDRFLGVDLSDRPS, from the coding sequence ATGAGTGAAGCGGGTGTTCCTCAAGCATTTACGCTGCATGGGCTGACCGAGGACGAGGCGATCGCCCGACGCGCAGCAGGACAAGGCAATAACGTCACCCTCCAATCCACCCGCTCCTACGGGCAGATCCTTCGCGAAAATCTGTTTACGTTTATCAATAGTGTTTTCTTTTTGCTCAGCCTGGTGATGTTTTTGCTGCGGCGGCCGGGCGATGGATTTTTGGTAGTGGTCGTCATCTTTGGTGGCGTGTTGATTAACATCTACCAGGAAATTTGGGCAAAACGAAAGCTGGATCAAATCGCCCTCCTCAGCCGACCCAAGGCGACCGTCATCCGCGCCGGACAGGAGCGCGAAATTGACCCCAGTGAAATTGTGCTGGGGGACGTGCTGTTGTTGCGGCCGGGCGACCAGGTGGTGGTGGATGGGGCGATCTTGGGCGACGGCCATGCCGAGCTAGACGAATCGCTGCTGACGGGCGAATCGGAACTTGTGCCCAAAACGGCGGGCGAACGGGTTTATTCTGGCAGCTTCTGCGTCAGCGGGACGGCCTGCTACGAGGCGCAGAAAGTCGGCAAGGACACCTTTGCCTATCAGCTCATGGCGGGGGCGCGGGCGTTTCGCAACATCCTGACACCGCTCCAGCGTGAAATTAACGTCGTGATTCGCGTCTTTGTGCTGATCGCCTGCTTTTTGTGGATTTTGATCAGCATTAGCTTTCTCAGCCAGTCCTATTCCCTCAACGACGTGGCGCAGCGGGCGGCGGTGGTGGCAGGGCTAGTCCCCGCAGGGCTGCTGCTGGCGATTACGCTGGCCTATGGGCTGGGAGCAGTGCGGATGCTGGGGCAGCAGGTGTTGATTCAGCAGGCAAATGCGGTGGAGTCGCTGAGCCATGTGGAGGTGCTGTGTTTGGACAAAACTGGGACGCTGACGACGAATCACCTGACGCTGGAAGCGGTGTATCCTATTGGCATTCCAGAAGAGGAGCTGCGATCGCACTTGGGCGACTTTGCCGCCAGCCTCAGCACCACCAACCGCACCAGCGAGGCGATCGCCGCTGTCTGTCCCGGTTCCGTGCGATCGCCCATTGCCGAAGTGCCCTTTTCCTCCGCACGAAAATGGAGTGCGATCGCCTTTGACAGCGGCCCGCGCCCCGGAACCTACGTGCTGGGTGCGCCCGAAATCCTCCTGAAAGCCGCGCCCCTGCCCGCCAACTGGGTCAGCCGGATGCAGCGGATGACAGGAGAAGGACTGCGGGTGGTGCTGCTGGCCTGGAGCGCCGACTGGGCAGCGCTCAAGGAAACGGTTGCGATGCCCCAGATGCCGCCCGATCTCGCGCCGCTGGGGCTGCTCTGCTTTAGCGACCAGTTGCGGCCAGAGGCCTACGAAACGCTCCAGGGCTTCCGGCAAGCGGGGATCGACGTGAAAATTATCTCTGGCGACAACCCCCAGACCGTCGCGGCCTTGGCCAAGCAAGCAGGACTGAGCGACCAAATTTCGCTCATTTCTGGCACAGAATTGGCTGACCTCGATGCTGCCCAGTTTGCCCAGGCCGCGCAGGCGCACACCATTTTCGGCCGCATCACGCCCGACCAAAAAGCTGACCTGGTGCGGGCGCTGCGAAAATCGGGGCGCTATGTTGCCATGATTGGCGACGGGGTGAACGACGTGCTGGCGCTGAAGCAGGCCCACTTGGCGATCGCCATGGAAAGCGGCAGCAAAGCCACACGCGGGGTCGCCGACATCGTGCTGCTGCGAGACTCTTTTGCCGCACTGCCCCATGCGTTTCTGGAGGGACAGCGGATTCGCAGCGGCATCCAGGACGTAATGAAGCTATTCCTGGTGCGCGTGTTTTGCGTTACGCTGCTGATCTTTGCCACGGCCATCGTCACCGACAGCTTCCCCCTCGAAAACAAGCAAAGCGCAGTGGTGACGCTGATCGGCGTGGGGCTGCCGACGATCTTTATCCCCGTCTGGGCGAAGCCTGCGCCCACGCCACGCGGCGGATTGGTGCGCTCGATGCTGCATTTTGTTGTGCCTGCCACCCTCAGCCTGACGCTGGTGTCGCTGCTGGTGTACCTGTTTTTCTTGGTCAGCGCCGTGCTGGATTTGCCCCCGTTTCAGGAACTCCGCCAGGTTGATTATTCCCTGCCCCGCAGTGCCTTGGTGACGATTTTAGTGCTGGGGCAGCTATGCCTGCTGCCGTTTCTCAAACCCCCAACCCGCGCCTGGGCCGGCGGCGAACCCTACAGTGGTGACTGGCGCTATACCCTGATGGCGATCGCCCTGCTAGGGATTTACCTGCTGATCGTCGCCCTGCCGCCGCTGCGAGAATTCTTTGAACTGTCGCCGCTGAGCATTCCCGGCTATCTCTACATCGGGCTAGTGGCGGTGGAATGGTGCCTGCTGCTGCGCTTTATTTGGCGATCGCGCTTTTTCGATCGATTTCTGGGCGTTGATCTGAGCGATCGCCCCAGTTGA
- a CDS encoding NAD(P)H-quinone oxidoreductase subunit F: MAELLIQSAWLIPCYPLMGMVLSMLWFPSVTRLTGPRPAGYVNLIMTAIAFLHALLIFPAVWQQPAVTFRLHWLTVAGLDLTLPLEVSALTIGAILLITGINFLSQLYAVGYLEMDWGWARFFALLALFEGGMCGLALCDSLFFAYMILEILTLGTYLLIGFWFNQSLVVTGARDAFLTKRVGDLFLLMGVLAIYPLAGTWDFDGLAAWAQTSEVNPKLMTLVGLALVAGPMGKCAQFPLHLWLDEAMEGPFPSTILRNSVVVATGAWVLIKLQPVLALSPTVTTAVIAIGAVTALGASLISIAQIDIKRSLSYLASAYMGIVFMAVGAGQTQAALLLLLTYAIAVSAMIMSCGSIVLNSITQDLTQLGGLWSRRPVSGLSYAIGALGLVAVPPLGGFWALLKLVDGLREDSPTVAIILLVVNDLVAFSVVRVFCLIFGNQAKQMAQRSPENLWPVTLPMVVVAALTLHLPLVLQSLNLLPNWAQLDKTAALLLTWSSLAGMAIAAVVYLGPVEKPVRLPWKPLQDLLAYDFYTPKIYRSSVVGSVDIVSRLVDWGDRYIVDGLVNLVGIASIFGGETLKYGNTGKTQFYALTIAVGLTVLIVLSAWSILSNLKLVVFG, from the coding sequence ATGGCTGAACTCCTTATTCAAAGTGCGTGGCTCATTCCCTGCTACCCGCTGATGGGCATGGTACTGTCCATGCTCTGGTTCCCCTCGGTGACTCGCCTGACGGGGCCGCGTCCAGCAGGATATGTGAACCTGATCATGACGGCGATCGCCTTTCTGCACGCGCTGCTGATTTTCCCGGCCGTCTGGCAACAGCCCGCCGTCACGTTTCGCCTGCACTGGCTGACGGTCGCAGGGCTGGATTTAACCCTGCCTCTGGAAGTGTCCGCCCTGACCATCGGCGCAATCTTGCTCATCACTGGCATCAACTTCCTGTCCCAACTCTACGCCGTTGGCTACCTGGAAATGGACTGGGGCTGGGCGCGGTTCTTTGCGCTGCTGGCGCTATTTGAAGGCGGCATGTGCGGGCTGGCGCTATGCGACTCGCTGTTTTTCGCCTACATGATTCTGGAAATCCTGACGCTGGGAACCTACCTGCTGATTGGCTTCTGGTTTAACCAATCGCTGGTGGTGACGGGGGCACGGGATGCCTTTTTGACCAAGCGGGTTGGCGACCTGTTCTTGCTAATGGGCGTGCTGGCGATTTATCCGCTGGCAGGCACTTGGGACTTTGATGGACTGGCAGCCTGGGCCCAGACATCTGAGGTGAATCCGAAGCTGATGACGCTGGTCGGGCTGGCGCTGGTGGCGGGGCCGATGGGCAAGTGCGCCCAGTTTCCTCTGCATCTGTGGCTGGACGAGGCGATGGAAGGACCCTTTCCCAGCACCATTCTGCGAAACTCGGTCGTTGTAGCGACGGGGGCCTGGGTGCTGATCAAGCTGCAACCCGTGCTGGCGCTGTCGCCCACTGTCACTACTGCTGTTATTGCTATTGGAGCCGTCACAGCGCTGGGCGCATCCCTCATTTCCATTGCCCAGATCGATATCAAGCGATCGCTCTCCTATCTGGCTAGCGCCTACATGGGCATTGTGTTTATGGCGGTGGGTGCAGGTCAAACGCAGGCGGCGCTGCTGCTGCTGCTGACCTATGCGATCGCCGTTTCGGCCATGATTATGAGCTGTGGCTCCATCGTGCTGAACAGCATCACCCAGGACTTGACGCAGCTTGGCGGGCTATGGAGCCGTCGCCCGGTGTCGGGACTGTCCTATGCGATTGGGGCACTGGGTCTTGTAGCAGTTCCCCCCTTGGGTGGTTTTTGGGCGCTGCTGAAACTGGTAGACGGGCTGCGCGAAGACTCTCCTACCGTGGCAATCATTCTGCTGGTGGTGAATGATCTGGTGGCCTTCAGCGTGGTGCGGGTGTTTTGCCTGATTTTTGGCAACCAGGCAAAGCAGATGGCCCAGCGATCGCCCGAAAATCTCTGGCCCGTGACCCTGCCGATGGTTGTGGTGGCGGCCCTCACGCTGCACCTGCCGCTGGTGCTACAAAGCCTGAACCTCTTGCCAAATTGGGCGCAGCTAGATAAAACCGCTGCCCTGCTGCTGACCTGGTCGAGTTTGGCTGGCATGGCGATCGCCGCTGTGGTCTACCTGGGCCCCGTCGAAAAGCCCGTGCGCCTGCCCTGGAAGCCGCTGCAAGACCTACTCGCCTACGACTTCTATACCCCCAAGATCTACCGCTCTAGCGTTGTGGGCAGTGTGGATATCGTGTCGCGGCTGGTGGACTGGGGCGATCGGTACATTGTCGATGGACTGGTGAATCTG
- a CDS encoding hemolysin family protein: MIPLAASVVALSAAQPLTASGVMLRLLAVLSLIAINAFFVAAEFSIVSVRQSRISQLVMAGDVQARTVQDLQRSLEKLLSTAQLGITLSSLALGWIGEKTVAVLLQIGLSRLPLGATGQLAISHSVGVLAAFLLIAYLQIVLGELCPKALALLYPEQLARFLGPPSLAIARFFNPFIWVLNQSTHWLLRLIGIRDSNQGWYNRVTPEELQLIIQTSSETSGLEEEERELLSNALEFAEVSVQAVMVPRISITALPQDATFQDLLDAVAETGHSRYPVIGDSLDDILGIIYFKELAAPLVQGQITLESPITPWVRPAQFVPENLELSELLQLMQRSRQALVMVVDEFGGTAGLVTLKDLASEIIGYPDEPDTPEEEPMIQQLDERTTLVQAQMTLEEVNEALDLDLPILDDYQTLGGFLIHQLQKIPVQGDSLRYGDLHLTVTSAAGPRLHQIRIERAPVPDSASSATTSADTNAPSITPNP; encoded by the coding sequence ATGATTCCCCTTGCTGCTTCGGTTGTTGCGCTCAGCGCTGCCCAGCCCCTCACGGCCTCTGGCGTGATGTTAAGACTTCTGGCAGTTCTGTCGCTGATTGCCATCAATGCGTTTTTTGTAGCCGCAGAATTTTCCATTGTGTCCGTGCGACAGTCACGCATCAGCCAGTTGGTGATGGCAGGTGACGTGCAGGCCAGAACTGTGCAGGATTTGCAGCGCAGTCTGGAAAAGCTGTTGTCTACTGCCCAGTTGGGCATTACCTTATCCAGTTTGGCGCTGGGCTGGATTGGCGAAAAAACGGTAGCCGTGCTGCTGCAAATCGGACTCAGCCGCTTGCCGCTGGGCGCGACGGGGCAACTGGCGATTTCTCACTCCGTGGGGGTTCTGGCCGCCTTTTTGCTGATTGCCTATCTGCAAATTGTGCTGGGAGAACTCTGCCCCAAGGCGCTGGCGCTGCTTTATCCAGAGCAACTGGCGCGGTTTTTGGGGCCGCCTAGTCTGGCGATCGCCCGCTTTTTTAACCCCTTTATCTGGGTGCTGAACCAGTCTACCCACTGGCTGCTACGGCTGATTGGCATCCGCGATAGCAACCAGGGCTGGTATAACCGCGTCACGCCAGAAGAATTGCAGCTTATCATCCAAACCTCCAGCGAAACCAGCGGACTGGAAGAAGAGGAGCGGGAGCTACTCAGCAACGCGCTGGAGTTTGCCGAAGTGTCTGTGCAGGCGGTCATGGTGCCCCGCATCAGCATCACGGCCCTGCCCCAGGATGCCACCTTTCAAGACCTGCTGGATGCCGTTGCGGAAACGGGCCACTCTCGCTATCCCGTGATTGGCGACTCGCTGGATGACATCCTGGGCATCATCTATTTCAAGGAACTGGCGGCTCCGCTGGTGCAGGGACAAATCACGCTAGAAAGCCCCATTACGCCGTGGGTGCGCCCGGCCCAGTTTGTGCCCGAAAACCTGGAACTCAGTGAGCTATTGCAACTGATGCAGCGATCGCGCCAGGCCCTGGTCATGGTCGTCGATGAGTTTGGCGGCACGGCTGGACTGGTGACGCTGAAGGATCTGGCCTCCGAGATTATCGGCTATCCCGATGAGCCGGACACCCCCGAAGAGGAGCCGATGATCCAGCAGTTGGATGAGCGGACGACGCTGGTGCAGGCGCAGATGACCTTGGAAGAAGTGAATGAGGCGCTCGACCTCGACCTGCCGATTCTAGACGACTACCAAACGCTGGGCGGCTTTTTGATTCACCAATTGCAAAAAATCCCCGTGCAGGGCGACAGCCTCCGCTACGGCGATTTGCACCTGACGGTGACCTCGGCGGCCGGCCCCCGACTGCACCAGATTCGCATCGAGCGAGCGCCCGTCCCAGACTCAGCCTCTTCTGCCACAACCTCAGCCGATACCAATGCACCATCCATAACCCCCAACCCCTAA